The following are encoded together in the Poseidonibacter lekithochrous genome:
- a CDS encoding RidA family protein: MNKIEKRLKDLNIVLPKAKEGVGAYKSWAIFSDNIVCTSGQLPWENDVLAYTGKLGKDVDVETGYDCARLCTIHAIAQLKEATGGDLSKVKQIIRVEGNIQTTANFYNHAEVLNGASELLNDVFGDIGIHTRTAQGMSSSPLNSPTLIYLFAEIEK; encoded by the coding sequence ATGAATAAAATAGAAAAAAGACTAAAAGACCTTAATATAGTGCTTCCAAAAGCAAAAGAAGGTGTTGGAGCATATAAATCTTGGGCAATTTTTTCAGATAATATAGTTTGTACATCAGGACAACTTCCTTGGGAAAATGATGTTTTAGCATACACAGGTAAACTAGGAAAAGATGTAGATGTAGAAACAGGATATGATTGTGCAAGACTATGTACTATTCATGCCATAGCTCAATTAAAAGAAGCTACAGGTGGTGATTTAAGTAAAGTAAAACAAATCATTAGAGTTGAGGGAAATATACAAACTACAGCAAACTTTTATAATCATGCAGAAGTCCTAAATGGTGCAAGTGAACTATTAAATGACGTATTTGGAGATATTGGCATTCATACAAGAACAGCACAAGGAATGAGTTCGTCACCTCTTAATTCACCAACTTTGATTTATCTTTTTGCAGAAATTGAAAAGTAA
- a CDS encoding TRAP transporter substrate-binding protein translates to MKKIVLPILAGLVLASSAIAAPEKLRVVGSWGHLTMFSEFEKPYWKKEFKKSFPNTSTRVTSLGQVKLKGSAVYRQLAKGSFDVVSTVGGYVVSDSQTLAGLDLPAIAPDIQTAKKIVNAYKPTLAKALAKDFNAILLGVTPYPAQILFCNEKIDSLSDLKGKKVRAGSWTTAEYLDGLGATGVTPPFSEIASALQRGVLDCAIGGGLSGYSSGWGNISKYLYPIPVGGWAYVLTAMNMETWNKFSKEEQEKLISSYNTNVIEPVWAKSDFESIEGVKCLTGQDCSYGKSYNMNLVQFKEKDIAISKKILEERVLPKWSQKVSSEVVNEWNNSVGKVVNLKAEKE, encoded by the coding sequence ATGAAAAAAATAGTATTACCAATACTTGCAGGATTAGTACTTGCATCAAGTGCTATTGCAGCACCAGAGAAACTAAGAGTAGTAGGTTCATGGGGACATCTAACTATGTTTAGTGAGTTTGAAAAGCCTTATTGGAAAAAAGAATTTAAAAAAAGTTTTCCAAACACATCAACAAGAGTTACTTCTCTTGGGCAAGTAAAACTAAAAGGTTCAGCAGTTTATAGACAACTTGCAAAAGGTAGTTTTGATGTAGTATCTACAGTTGGAGGATATGTTGTATCAGATTCTCAAACACTTGCAGGTCTTGATTTACCAGCAATTGCACCAGATATTCAAACAGCCAAGAAGATTGTAAACGCATACAAACCAACACTAGCAAAAGCATTAGCAAAAGACTTTAATGCAATTCTTTTAGGAGTAACACCTTATCCCGCTCAAATTTTATTTTGTAATGAAAAAATTGATTCATTATCTGATTTAAAAGGGAAAAAAGTAAGAGCAGGAAGTTGGACAACAGCTGAATATCTTGATGGATTAGGAGCAACAGGAGTTACTCCACCTTTTAGTGAAATTGCATCTGCCTTACAAAGAGGTGTATTAGATTGTGCAATTGGTGGTGGATTATCAGGATATTCATCAGGATGGGGAAATATTTCTAAATACTTATATCCTATACCTGTTGGTGGTTGGGCATATGTTTTAACAGCAATGAATATGGAAACTTGGAATAAGTTCTCAAAAGAAGAACAAGAAAAACTAATTAGTTCTTACAATACAAATGTAATTGAACCAGTTTGGGCTAAATCAGATTTCGAGTCAATTGAAGGTGTTAAATGTTTAACAGGACAAGATTGTTCTTACGGAAAGTCATACAACATGAACTTAGTCCAATTTAAAGAAAAAGATATTGCTATTTCTAAAAAAATACTAGAAGAAAGAGTTCTTCCAAAATGGTCTCAAAAAGTATCTTCTGAGGTTGTAAATGAGTGGAATAACTCAGTTGGAAAAGTAGTTAATTTAAAAGCCGAAAAGGAATAG
- a CDS encoding TRAP transporter substrate-binding protein, translated as MKRITLIIIAALLCTSSIIAAPSKMRVVGQFSSLVMYTEFEKPYWKKTFVKDFPNTKVRLSSVSQMKLKGAAPYRQLSKGGFDVVSIIGGYVVSDSQTVAGLDLPAIAPDIQTAKKIVDAYKPTLEKAIKKDFNAKLLGVMPYPAQILFCNEKIDSLADLKGKKVRAGSWTTAEFLDGLGATGVTMQYGEISQSLQRGILDCAIAGGIPGYTAAWGDISKYLYPIPVGGWAYVISAMNMETWNKFSKEEQNKLMKSYNQNVIEPVWKKSDFESIEAVNCLTGKGCSYGRLYDMNLVKVKEKDLILSKKILEERVLPKWAEKVSAEVVTEWNNSVGKVVNLEAKE; from the coding sequence ATGAAAAGAATCACTTTAATAATTATTGCGGCGCTACTTTGTACTTCAAGTATAATTGCGGCTCCTTCAAAAATGAGAGTTGTAGGACAATTCAGTAGTTTAGTTATGTACACTGAATTTGAAAAACCCTATTGGAAAAAAACTTTTGTAAAAGATTTTCCTAATACAAAGGTAAGACTTTCTTCTGTTAGTCAAATGAAATTAAAAGGAGCAGCACCATATAGACAATTATCAAAAGGTGGATTTGATGTTGTTTCTATTATAGGTGGATATGTAGTATCTGATTCTCAAACAGTTGCAGGTTTAGATTTACCTGCAATAGCACCAGATATTCAAACTGCAAAAAAGATTGTTGATGCATATAAACCAACTTTAGAAAAAGCTATTAAAAAAGATTTTAATGCAAAACTTTTAGGAGTTATGCCTTATCCTGCACAAATATTATTTTGTAATGAAAAAATAGATTCATTAGCAGATTTAAAAGGGAAAAAAGTAAGAGCAGGAAGTTGGACTACGGCGGAGTTCTTAGATGGATTAGGAGCTACTGGTGTTACAATGCAATATGGTGAGATATCTCAATCTTTACAAAGAGGTATTTTAGATTGTGCAATTGCAGGTGGGATTCCTGGATATACAGCCGCTTGGGGTGATATTTCAAAATACTTATATCCAATTCCAGTTGGTGGATGGGCATATGTTATAAGTGCTATGAATATGGAAACTTGGAATAAATTCTCAAAAGAAGAACAAAATAAGTTAATGAAATCATATAATCAAAATGTTATAGAACCAGTATGGAAGAAATCTGATTTTGAATCAATTGAAGCCGTTAATTGTTTAACAGGAAAAGGTTGTTCATATGGAAGACTTTATGATATGAATCTTGTAAAAGTTAAAGAAAAAGATTTAATTCTTTCTAAAAAAATATTAGAAGAAAGAGTTCTTCCAAAATGGGCAGAAAAAGTATCTGCTGAAGTTGTAACTGAGTGGAATAACTCAGTAGGAAAAGTAGTAAATCTAGAAGCAAAGGAATAA
- a CDS encoding TRAP transporter small permease subunit produces the protein MTKSLKHSSKYIVYASGVLLFFCAFLTAIEVILRKFFLFSLGGVDEISSYVLAITVSWSIAYVLFEKMHIRIDIFYHMISKKFQNYLDLLSMLMNFIFIAIITYYAFDVFLSSWEKNSLANTPLGTPLWIPQLLWFAGFTFFLIVIFVLLYKSIQNIYSKEKNDYSDIKKEIEC, from the coding sequence ATGACAAAGAGTTTAAAACACAGCTCTAAGTATATTGTTTATGCCTCTGGAGTTTTATTGTTTTTTTGTGCATTTTTAACAGCCATTGAAGTAATTTTACGAAAGTTCTTCCTCTTCTCTCTTGGAGGAGTGGATGAAATTTCTTCATATGTTTTAGCAATAACTGTTTCATGGTCAATTGCATATGTACTTTTTGAAAAAATGCATATTAGGATAGATATTTTCTATCACATGATATCAAAAAAGTTTCAAAATTATTTGGATCTTTTATCAATGTTAATGAACTTTATATTTATTGCAATAATCACATATTATGCTTTTGATGTATTTTTAAGTTCATGGGAGAAAAACTCTCTTGCAAATACACCATTGGGAACACCCTTATGGATTCCTCAATTGTTGTGGTTTGCAGGGTTTACTTTCTTTTTAATAGTTATTTTTGTTTTACTATATAAAAGTATTCAAAATATCTACTCAAAAGAAAAAAATGATTATTCAGATATAAAAAAGGAGATTGAATGTTAG